A segment of the Rhizobium sp. ZPR4 genome:
ATGTCGAAGTCGCCGAAACCGGCGGCCGCCTCGGCTTCATCACGCCGATGACCCATAATTTCTGCGAGAGCTGCAATCGCGTGCGGCTCACCTGCACGGGCACGCTCTATATGTGCCTCGGGCAGAACGACGCGGCCGACCTGCGTACGGCGCTGCGGGCGAGCGAGGACGATGCCCTGCTCCATGCTGCGATCGACGAAGCGATTACCCGCAAGCCCAAGGGGCATGACTTCATCATCGACCGCACGCACAACCGCCCGGCGGTCGCTCGCCACATGAGCGTCACCGGCGGCTGATACTATCTTAATAGAAAAGCAAAGGGCGCGAGGTAGGAACCTCGCGCCCTTTGCTTTGACAAGCTGGCAAAGCCTATGTTTCAGGCCGCACGATAACGCACGTCCGTGTTGCCGTGATCTGCGTAACCCACCTCGCCATCGCCGGTACGGAAGCGATCGATCTTCTCGGATAGCATGTCGACACGCTGGCGCAGGCCGTGGATCTCGGCGTTGTTTTCCTCGACCATCGCAGCGTTGCGCTGGGTGATGAGCTCCACTTCGGACACGGCTCGCGTCACCTCCTCAATACCGGTCGACTGCTCTGTTGTCGCAGACGATATGTCGGCAACAAGCCTCTGGACGCCAGTAACGTGGCTGATGATCTCCGCCAGCGCAGCACCGGTCTGCTCGACCAGATGAACGCCGTTCTGCACCTGGGCGGAGCTTGCCGAAATCAGGCCCTTGATCTCCTTGGCTGCATTGGCGCAGCGCTGTGCCAGTTCGCGGACCTCCTGAGCAACGACGGCAAAGCCGCGGCCAGCCTCGCCGGCACGGGCAGCCTCGACGCCGGCATTCAGCGCTAGCAGGTTTGTCTGGAAGGCAATCTCGTCGATGACGCTGATGATCGTGGCGATCTTCTCGGAGGAACGGTTGATCTCGCTCATGGCGCCGACAGCCTTCGCAACGACTTCGCCCGACTGGGTCGCATAGGCCTGCGTCTCATTCACGGAGTTCGCCGTTTGCCGGGCGCGATCAGCGGTCGAGCGGACAACGTCGCTGAGGCGGTGCAGCGCCCGTGAGCTTTCCTCGAGGGCGGCCGCCTGCTGCTCGGTGCGCCGCGCCAGATCATCGGCCGACATTGCGAGGTTGCCGGTGCCGCCCTTGATTTCTTCGGCCGTGTAGCGAACATCCGTCAGGGTCTCGCGAAGAGCTTCAACCGCGTGATTGTAGGTGAAGGCCATTTCCACGAAGTCGGCGGAAAGATCCTCGCGCATGCCTTCTTCCAGATTGCCGTCCGCAAGCTTGGCGAGAACGTCCGCCAGCGCATTGAGCGCCTGCTTCTGCTCGGCTTCGATGCGGGCGCGCTCGGCAGCGCGGCGGGATGCCTCTTCCGCAGAGAGCGCACGGGCGCTTTCTGCCTCACGCTCCAGCCGGACGTTTTCGAGAGCGGCATCGCGGAAGACGCTGACGGAGCGGACCATGTCACCGATCTCGTCGCCGCGATTACGGCCGTCGATCGCCACTTCCAAATCACCACTTGCGAGGCGCGTCATGACGTCGGCGACGCGCTTTAGCGGGCCACGCAGGGTTTCCACCAGCATCAAGCCACCGATGATGGCAAGCAGCGTGCCGACGATCATGGCGATGACCGAGACATTGGCCGAGCGCTCGCTGTCTTCCTTGCCGATCTCCTGCGCCTGGGCGACGAAGCCGCGCAGCGAGGTCATCGCGTCGGCGAGCAGGGCGTTGGACTGAACACGCGTCGTCTTCCAGTCGGCTGAAGTCTGCAGCAGATCGGCCGATCCATTGGTCAGGCCGTCGATCAGCGGCTTCATATGAGCCGCGAAATCACGCATCGTGGCATTGGTCTGGCCGAGTTCCGAAATCCTGGCAGCAACGCTCTGCAGATCCTTGAGGTCCGCGAGCACCAGTTCGCGCGATGCAGCATCGCGGACATTTTCCATGCGCGAGGCATGCAACGTCAGGCGATCGACAAGGCCAAGTGCCTGATCAACGTGATCCAGAAGCTCCTTCTGGCCATCGATGATCTTGTCGAGACTGACGAAGCGATCGGCGGCAGTGTCGCTGTTCTTGGCCGACTGCAGCGTCATCTCGCCTTCGATCTTCACGAAGCTCTGCAGGATCGGACCCATGGCTTCCACCTTCTGATCGGGCGTGTCGGAGCCCTTCAACACCGCATCGAGTTTGTCGGCGGCGTCGGAAGCGTTCGCGACGAGCGCGGCGCCACGCTTGGAGACGAGAGCCTTTGAAACCGTTACCTGCTTCAAAATGGCGTCGGCATAGGTGCGCGCGTCTGAAATCTCTTCGGTGGAATCGGCTGCCATCTGCACCTGAATGCGCAGATTGCTCATCTTCTCCGACAGCCCCTTATAGGCAGCGGCATCGTAAAGCAGTTCCTTGGCGAAGGTTTCCTTGTCGCCGAAATCCTTGCGGATGATGTCGATCTGCTTGCCGGCCGCCTTGGCGGTCGCCTCGACATTTTGCACCGCCTTCTGGATGGCTTCGACGTCGCTATCCTGCTTTTGTTTGATAGACCAGAGGGTCGCTTCCTGCGTGCGCATCTTGGCGGCAAGCTCGCTGACCGGAACGATCTTGGCGCGCTGATCGTCACTCAGCAATCCGCTCAAGCGAAGTACGCCCTTTTCCTGCGCATCGATCTTTTCGGCGAGCGCCTGGCGCGTATCTCCGGAAGGCGACCCGGTGAATTCCTGCAGGGCGGCCTGCAGGTTTTCGAAGTCGCTGATATTTTCGATCGTGGCGCGCGTCACGGTCATATGACCGTTCAGAATATTGGCCGTGTGATAACCGACGAGGCCGACACCGGCGATGAGAACCACCAGCGGCACTACGAAAATAAGGACTTTGGTGACAATCCTGCGGCCTTGCAAAAGACGATCAATGAAAAACATGCGGCGCCTCAACTGGATTATTAAAAATCTCCAGCGAAGGCGGGATCGTCATTCCTGCTGCGCTGCGGTAGCTGCTTCTGCCTCATGCAAAACCGCAAAGAGCCTCGGAAAATAAGATTGAATAAGGATTAATCGTTCGCCTGAAACCGGTCGCATCGGCAAAAAATTTACAACCGCCGTATCATTTCGCGACCATTGCGCGAAAAACATGCCATTTTCGCAACAACTCCGCTGCACTGCACAATCGAATTCAACCGCAGTCAAAAGACAACCGATTCCAATTTGCGGAAAACGGCGCTAATCGAGATAGGCATATCGGGGGACTCATCTTTCTCATGCGACTGACCAAGAATACGCAGGGCGCGCTCTTCATGGCCGTATCCATGGCCGGCTTCTGCTGCAGCGATGCGCTGTCCAAAACAGTCATCGCCACGATGAATGCGGGCGAGATCATCTTCATTCGCGGCTTGTTCACGACCTTTTTTGTCTATCTGCTGGCCCGCAGGATGGGTGCCATGCGCTCCTGGAAAGTCATCCTGCAGCCGATGATCGCGCTACGGATCGCCTGCGAAGCGATAGCCGCCGCAACCTACATCACCGCTCTCGGGATGATGCCCATCGCCAATGCTTCCGCCATCCAGCAGGCCGTGCCGCTGGCGGTCACGCTCGGCGCGATGATCTTTCTGAAGGAGCCTGTGGGCTGGCGGCGGTGGACGGCGATAGGCGTCGGCTTCATCGGCGTGCTGATCATCATCCGGCCCGGTCCGGAGGGTTTCACCACTGCAGCCTTGCTCGTCATCGCCTGCATGTTTGTGACTGCTGCCCGCGATCTGGCAACCCGCTGCATCGACAAGAATGTGCCGTCGCTGATGGTCACGCTCTGCACCGCATTTTCCATATCCATCTTCGGCGCCTTGTGCATCGTTCCTTTCGGAGGATGGCAGCCGGTGAGTACGACATCGCTGATACAGATCCTGTTGGCCTCCGTTCTCGTGCTGGTCGGTTATCAGATGGTGATCCTGGCCATGCGCACCGGCGAAATCTCCTTCGTCGCGCCGTTCCGCTACCTGAGCCTTATCTGGTCCGCCTTGCTCGGTTTGATTGTTTTCAACGAGGTGCCGGACAGCTGGTCCATCTTCGGCGCCGCTGTTGTCATCGTCTCGGGCATCTATACTTTCTATCGCGAAAGCAAACGGCGGGCGGCCGAACCCGCCGTGCAGGAATCAGAACCCCGCGTTCCCGCCTGAGGTCGCAATCATGTCCGACTTCATCGCCAGTCCCGAAGATATTCCCGTCGTTCTGCTTGCGGGAGGCAGGTCGAGCCGGATGGGCGCGAACAAGGCCTTTGCATTGCTCGCCGGCGAAAGCTTACTCGCTCGCATCTCCTCGAAGATCGCCGAAAGGCAACGCAAACCAATCGCTCTGAATGCCGAGGCCGATTGGCCAGACGTCATGGGGATGCCGCTTGTTCCCGACGGAATTCCGGGCAAATTAGGTCCGCTTGCGGGTGTCCTTGCCGCAATGCAAGACACGATATTGCGCTACCCCCAGGTCTCGCATGTCGCCACCATCCCCATCGACACCCCGTTCTTTCCCCCCGATCTGGTCGCCCGCCTCGCCCATGTCATTCGCGGCCCCGATGAGATTGCCATTGCAGCATCGCTCGGCCAGGATCATCCTGTTTTCGGTCTATGGCCCATCTCCGCCGCCGCCGATCTGGAGCGATGGATCGTCTCCGACGAGAAGCGGCGCGTAAGAGATTTCCTCGCCCCGCATAAGGTGCGGCGGGTGGAATTTCCCGCGATCGAAACGGCGATCGGCCCTCTCGACCCCTTCTTCAACATCAATACACCAGCCGATCTCGCCGAAGCAGAGGCATGGCTGGCAGCTTTGGAAAACATGTCATGACGAAATCCCGGCCCAAGATCTTCGGCATCGCCGGCTGGAAGAATTCCGGCAAGACGGGACTTGCCGTGCGACTGGTCACCGAATTCACGCAGCGCGGCTATCGGATCTCGACCATCAAGCATGCGCATCACGATTTCGATATCGACAAGGTCGGCGCCGACAGCTTTCGCCATCGTGAGGCGGGCGCGCATGAAGTCACCATCGTCTCCGGCACGCGCTATGCCATCATGCACGAATTGCGCGGCGATCCGGAACCGAGCTTCGAAGAAATACTGGCGCGTCTTGCCCCTTGCGACCTCGTTCTGATCGAGGGCTACAAGCGCGAACCCATACCGAAAATCGAGGCCCGACGGCTGGAAGCGGCTAAGTGCGAGCCGCTGGCCCCGCAGGACCCTCACATCGTCGCCATCGCCGCCGACCATCTGGTGGAAGACACGGGTCCGCTTGCCGTTTTCGACCTTGACGATACGCTCGCCATCGCTGATTTCATCGCGGCGAAAGTCGGCCTCGGCAAACCGACGAAATAAAAAAAGCCGCCGGTTTCCCGGCGGCCTCTGTTCTGAATGCAGCCCAATACTTACTGATTGGATGCGACCGGACGCACCAGCGGGGTGATGCGGCGGATCGTGACGCGTCGGTTTTCCTGTGACGGGCCGAGCGTATTCACCTTGAGATACTGCTCGCCATAGCCCTGGGTGACCAGGTTTTCGGCCGGAATGCCGTAGACATCCGTCAGCACGTTGGCGACCGATTCGGCACGGCGATCCGACAGGATCAGGTTGCTCTCGGCCGAGCCAACAGCATCCGTGTGACCTTCGATGAGGAAAGTTTCGGTCGGATCACGCTTGACGATCTTCGAGATGCCGTCGGCAACACCGCGCAGCGTGCTAGCCTGCGACATCGGAATGTCGGCAC
Coding sequences within it:
- the mobB gene encoding molybdopterin-guanine dinucleotide biosynthesis protein B, coding for MTKSRPKIFGIAGWKNSGKTGLAVRLVTEFTQRGYRISTIKHAHHDFDIDKVGADSFRHREAGAHEVTIVSGTRYAIMHELRGDPEPSFEEILARLAPCDLVLIEGYKREPIPKIEARRLEAAKCEPLAPQDPHIVAIAADHLVEDTGPLAVFDLDDTLAIADFIAAKVGLGKPTK
- the mobA gene encoding molybdenum cofactor guanylyltransferase MobA; this translates as MSDFIASPEDIPVVLLAGGRSSRMGANKAFALLAGESLLARISSKIAERQRKPIALNAEADWPDVMGMPLVPDGIPGKLGPLAGVLAAMQDTILRYPQVSHVATIPIDTPFFPPDLVARLAHVIRGPDEIAIAASLGQDHPVFGLWPISAAADLERWIVSDEKRRVRDFLAPHKVRRVEFPAIETAIGPLDPFFNINTPADLAEAEAWLAALENMS
- a CDS encoding methyl-accepting chemotaxis protein, whose product is MFFIDRLLQGRRIVTKVLIFVVPLVVLIAGVGLVGYHTANILNGHMTVTRATIENISDFENLQAALQEFTGSPSGDTRQALAEKIDAQEKGVLRLSGLLSDDQRAKIVPVSELAAKMRTQEATLWSIKQKQDSDVEAIQKAVQNVEATAKAAGKQIDIIRKDFGDKETFAKELLYDAAAYKGLSEKMSNLRIQVQMAADSTEEISDARTYADAILKQVTVSKALVSKRGAALVANASDAADKLDAVLKGSDTPDQKVEAMGPILQSFVKIEGEMTLQSAKNSDTAADRFVSLDKIIDGQKELLDHVDQALGLVDRLTLHASRMENVRDAASRELVLADLKDLQSVAARISELGQTNATMRDFAAHMKPLIDGLTNGSADLLQTSADWKTTRVQSNALLADAMTSLRGFVAQAQEIGKEDSERSANVSVIAMIVGTLLAIIGGLMLVETLRGPLKRVADVMTRLASGDLEVAIDGRNRGDEIGDMVRSVSVFRDAALENVRLEREAESARALSAEEASRRAAERARIEAEQKQALNALADVLAKLADGNLEEGMREDLSADFVEMAFTYNHAVEALRETLTDVRYTAEEIKGGTGNLAMSADDLARRTEQQAAALEESSRALHRLSDVVRSTADRARQTANSVNETQAYATQSGEVVAKAVGAMSEINRSSEKIATIISVIDEIAFQTNLLALNAGVEAARAGEAGRGFAVVAQEVRELAQRCANAAKEIKGLISASSAQVQNGVHLVEQTGAALAEIISHVTGVQRLVADISSATTEQSTGIEEVTRAVSEVELITQRNAAMVEENNAEIHGLRQRVDMLSEKIDRFRTGDGEVGYADHGNTDVRYRAA
- a CDS encoding DMT family transporter, coding for MRLTKNTQGALFMAVSMAGFCCSDALSKTVIATMNAGEIIFIRGLFTTFFVYLLARRMGAMRSWKVILQPMIALRIACEAIAAATYITALGMMPIANASAIQQAVPLAVTLGAMIFLKEPVGWRRWTAIGVGFIGVLIIIRPGPEGFTTAALLVIACMFVTAARDLATRCIDKNVPSLMVTLCTAFSISIFGALCIVPFGGWQPVSTTSLIQILLASVLVLVGYQMVILAMRTGEISFVAPFRYLSLIWSALLGLIVFNEVPDSWSIFGAAVVIVSGIYTFYRESKRRAAEPAVQESEPRVPA